Proteins from one Parvularculales bacterium genomic window:
- a CDS encoding amino acid ABC transporter substrate-binding protein produces MSIHSILSNLSKSLLAGFGVALVAAISTVAQAQSTLSQVQSKGFVQCGVSQGIAGFSNSDDSGNWTGLDVDVCRAVAAAVFGDADKVKYTSLSSKARFTALQSGEIDILSNVTTVTMQRDTALGINFVGVNYYDGQSFMVRKDLGVTSALQLSGASVCTNTGTTTELNVADYFRANNMPYEVVAYEKIEEGIASYDAGRCDVYTTDRSGLYAERLTLEDKDAHVVLPETISKEPLGPAVRQGDDEWANIVRWSLNAMLNAEEADVTSSNVDRMLGSDNPVIRRMLGVEGSYGENLGLSNRWAYNIIKQVGNYSESFERNVGVNTPLGISRGLNALWTDGGIQYAPPIR; encoded by the coding sequence ATGAGCATTCACTCTATTTTATCAAATTTATCAAAAAGCCTGCTGGCCGGTTTTGGTGTTGCGCTTGTGGCGGCCATATCTACGGTAGCACAGGCCCAGTCCACATTGAGTCAGGTGCAAAGCAAAGGCTTTGTGCAGTGTGGTGTGAGTCAGGGTATAGCAGGATTTTCTAATTCTGATGATAGTGGAAACTGGACCGGTCTTGACGTTGACGTCTGCCGGGCGGTTGCCGCTGCAGTCTTTGGCGATGCAGACAAGGTGAAATATACCTCCCTGTCATCCAAGGCGCGCTTTACGGCGTTGCAGTCCGGTGAGATCGATATTTTGTCTAATGTCACAACCGTCACCATGCAGCGTGATACGGCGCTGGGTATCAATTTTGTCGGGGTGAATTACTACGATGGGCAGAGCTTTATGGTCCGTAAAGATCTGGGCGTCACCAGCGCCTTACAACTATCCGGCGCTTCCGTTTGTACCAATACGGGCACGACGACAGAGTTGAATGTTGCTGACTATTTCAGAGCCAACAATATGCCTTACGAAGTCGTGGCTTATGAAAAGATTGAAGAAGGCATTGCCAGTTATGATGCCGGCCGGTGTGATGTGTACACGACGGATCGGTCAGGACTTTATGCCGAGCGTTTAACATTAGAGGACAAAGACGCTCATGTGGTGTTGCCGGAGACTATCTCCAAAGAACCGCTTGGACCTGCCGTTCGTCAGGGTGATGACGAATGGGCCAATATTGTTCGTTGGTCTTTGAATGCCATGCTGAATGCCGAAGAGGCCGATGTTACATCTTCCAATGTTGATCGCATGCTTGGTTCTGACAATCCTGTAATCAGGCGTATGCTTGGTGTAGAGGGTTCATATGGTGAGAACCTTGGCCTTTCCAACAGGTGGGCCTACAACATTATCAAGCAGGTAGGCAATTACAGTGAAAGTTTTGAGAGGAATGTTGGGGTGAATACGCCACTTGGTATTTCACGGGGCTTGAATGCCCTGTGGACCGATGGCGGTATCCAATATGCACCTCCAATCCGGTAA
- the metC gene encoding cystathionine beta-lyase, whose protein sequence is MAKKNGVPENNNQERDTTLVHAGTNPHAHEGAFNTPVYHASTILFPTVKDLEDNQTRPLSYGIRGTPTMRALQEALTELEDAHGAIITPSGLSAVTTALLSVLKSGDHVLIADSVYSPTRHFCAKILPRYGIDVSFYPPRIGAAISDLFRAETCAVFLESPGSLTFDIQDVPAIADSAHKAELWVLMDNSWASPLFFQPLHHEVDISIQALTKYVSGHADVMLGSIATNERAWTPVDNTHQALGLTAGPDDIYMALRGMRTLGVRLPRHQESALTVARWLEARPEVEAVLYPALESHADHDLWQRDFSGASGLFSVILKPRSARAVAAMLDSMAYFGMGYSWGGMESLILPVTPHRTAGSWEVTGPMLRIHIGLEDSKDLIHDLEAGFERLRSVD, encoded by the coding sequence ATGGCTAAAAAGAACGGCGTACCGGAAAATAATAATCAAGAGCGCGATACGACATTGGTGCATGCCGGCACAAACCCCCATGCCCATGAAGGAGCTTTTAACACGCCCGTTTATCACGCCTCTACCATCCTGTTTCCAACGGTTAAGGATTTAGAGGATAACCAGACCCGTCCTCTCAGCTATGGAATACGTGGAACTCCCACCATGCGCGCCCTTCAGGAAGCTCTTACCGAACTGGAAGACGCTCATGGGGCAATCATTACACCATCGGGATTATCTGCCGTTACCACGGCACTGTTGAGTGTTCTTAAATCCGGCGATCATGTGCTGATTGCCGATAGCGTCTATAGTCCGACCCGCCATTTTTGCGCAAAGATTCTGCCGCGATATGGCATAGATGTCAGTTTTTATCCTCCCCGTATCGGAGCAGCAATATCAGACCTGTTTCGCGCCGAGACATGTGCAGTTTTTCTTGAATCCCCGGGCTCTCTTACGTTTGATATACAAGATGTCCCCGCCATCGCCGACAGCGCCCACAAAGCAGAACTGTGGGTGCTCATGGACAACTCCTGGGCCTCGCCTTTGTTTTTTCAGCCCTTACATCATGAGGTTGATATTTCTATTCAGGCGCTTACAAAATATGTATCCGGACATGCAGACGTCATGTTGGGATCGATTGCTACCAACGAAAGAGCATGGACGCCGGTTGACAATACCCATCAGGCATTGGGCTTAACCGCCGGACCGGATGATATTTATATGGCTTTGCGGGGCATGCGCACTCTTGGGGTGCGGTTACCCCGTCATCAGGAGTCAGCCCTTACCGTAGCGCGCTGGCTTGAGGCCCGGCCGGAAGTGGAGGCGGTCTTATATCCGGCTCTTGAAAGCCACGCTGACCATGATCTCTGGCAGCGGGATTTCTCCGGCGCATCGGGATTGTTTAGCGTAATCCTAAAACCCCGCTCCGCCCGGGCGGTGGCGGCTATGCTGGACTCCATGGCGTATTTCGGTATGGGGTACTCATGGGGTGGCATGGAGAGTTTAATACTTCCCGTGACCCCTCATCGCACAGCCGGGTCATGGGAGGTTACGGGGCCAATGCTTAGGATTCATATTGGCCTTGAGGATAGCAAGGATTTAATTCATGACCTTGAAGCGGGGTTTGAACGATTACGGTCTGTGGACTGA